CGGCCTCCACCTAAAAATGGACGACGTGCCGCAGCGCGAAACCGGCATGACGGCGTATGAGATGATGCTGTCTGAAAGCCAGGAACGCATGCTGATGGTGCTGAAGCCCGGCCGCGAGGATTTCGCCGCCGCGATCTTCCACAAATGGGAGCTCGACTTTGCGGTCATCGGCACCGTCACCGACACCGGCCGGATGGTGCTCGAACATCATGGCGAGATCGTGTGCGACATTCCGCTCGCGCCGCTCGCCGACGACGCGCCGCTCTATGACCGCCCACATGTTCCAACGCCGAAGCAGGGCGAACTCACCAACGTCCCCGAGACGAAGGATGTCGCCGCCGACCTCAAGACGCTGATGGGCACCCCCGACATCGCCAGTCGCCGCTGGATTTACGAACAATATGACAGCCAGGTCGGCGCCGACACGCTGCAGACCGGCGGTGACGCCGCGCTCGTCCGCATCCACGGCACGAGCCGCGCGCTCGCCATGTCGACCGACTGCACCCCGCGCTATTGCTATGCCGACCCGGTCGAGGGCGGCAAGCAGGCGGTCGCTGAGACCTGGCGCAACATAACCGCGGTCGGCGCGACCCCGCTCGCGATCACCAATTGCCTGAACTTTGCCAATCCGCAGCGCCCCGAAATCATGGGGCAGATCACCGGCTGCCTCGACGGCATGGCACAGGCCTGCCGTGCGCTCGACTATCCGATCGTCTCGGGCAACGTCAGTCTCTATAACGAGAGCAAGGCAACCGGCGGCGGCAGCGCGATCCTTCCGACCCCCGCGATCGGCGGCGTCGGCGTGATCGAGGATCTGAACCGCGCGGTCGGCATCGGCTTCAAGCGCACCGGCGACATCGTGCTCGCGGTCGGCGAACGCGCCGGTCATCTAGGCCAGTCGGTGTGGCTCCGCGAAATTCTCGGCCGCGAGGAAGGCCCGCCGCCGCCGGTCGACCTCCGCGCCGAAAAACGCACCGGTGACTTCATTCGCGGCGCGATCAACGCCGGCTGGATCACGGCCTGCCACGATGTATCCGACGGCGGCATGGCGGTGACGCTGGCCGAAATGGCATTGAAGTCGAACATCGGCGTGCTGGTCAGCGAAGAACAGCCCTTCGGTGTCGCTGAAAGCTTCTTCGGCGAGGATCAGGGCCTGTACCTCGTCACCGTCTGCGACACCTGCCTCGCCGACTTCCTCGACGCCGCCGGCCGTGCCGACGTACCGGTCGATCCCGTCGGCCGCACGATCAAGGACCGCATCGTCTTCGAACTCGAAGGCAGCGACCATCAGGTGACTCTCGCTGAACTCCGCGAGGCGCATGAGGGTTTCTTCCCGAATTTGATGGGAGCCGACGCGGCGCTCGCCTAATTAGCTCGGCGTTTGCCTCATCCGTCATTGCGAGCGTAGCGAAGCAATCCAGAGCGGTGTACGCCTGCTCTGGATTGCTTCGCTACGCTCGCAATGACGAAAAATGATTTGGCACGGAGGTCACGCGCATATGAGCATCTATGTCGGCGTCGGGGGCTGGACCTTCGAACCGTGGCGCGGCCCCTTCTACCCCGCCGGGCTCGCGCACAAGCGAGAGCTCGAATATGCCGGCCAGCACCTGACCGGCATCGAGATCAACGGCACCTACTATGGCAGCCAGAAGCCTGAGACCTTTGCCAATTGGGCCGCATCGGTCCCCGACGGCTTCAAATTCAGCGTCAAGGCGTCGCGTTTCACGACAAACCGTAAGGTGCTGGCGGAAGGCGCCGCCTCTATCGAGAAGTTCCTGACGCAGGGCCTGACGCGGCTCGGCGACCGGCTCGGCCCGATCCACTGGCAGTTCATGGCAACGAAGAAGTTCGACCGCGACGATTTCGCAGGCTTCCTAGACTTGCTGCCCGACAGTCAGGATGGCCTAAAGCTACGTCATGCGATCGAGGTCCGCGACGAAAGCTTCCGCGACCCGAAGTTCGTCGACATGCTCCGCGACCGCAACATGGCGGCCGTCTACGCCGACAGCGACGAATTCCCGTGCATCGATGAGCAGACGGCGGACTTCACCTATGCGCGGCTCCAGCGCAGCGAGGAGGATGTCGAAACCGGCTATGACGCCCAGGCGCTCGATCATTGGGCGAAGCGCGCCAAGGATTGGGCGGCCGACGGCCGCGATGCCTATATTTTCTTCATATCCGGCGCGAAGGTCCGCAACCCCGCGGCCGCGCAGGCACTGATCGCAAAGCTGGATTAGCGGGGTCCCCGGCTTTCGCCGGGGCGCAGTTCAGGCCATTGCAGCCTTTGCCGCAAGGAAATTGTACGGATCGATGCCGCGGTTGCGGTAAGCGCGGTGCGCTTCCTGATAAAGCGTCGGCTCGCCGATGCCGAGGCGCGCACGCGCGGCGTCGAGCGGTTCGGCAAGCAGCGAGCGGATGTCCTGCTCGATGATTGCTTTCGACGCTTTGCCGTGGCGCTGGCCCTGGCGGATCGCGCCCATCACCGGCGCGTCGCTCTTGACGCCGCGCTTCACTTCATAGCCGCCGGCATAGGCGATGAAGGCATTGCCGTAATTGCCCGTCTGGCCATAGGTGAAACCGAGCACGCACTGTTCGCCCAGCGCATCGCGGCCATAGCCGGTCAGAATGTGGAACAGGTCGTGTGTGTCGCGCAGGCGGTTCGAATACCATTGCACTTGGTCGTCATATTGCGGGCGGCCCATCTTCTCGCTCTCGGCGACAAGCCCCGCCGCCGACAGGCCTTCACGGCGCATGAAGGTGACATAGGCGTGGCCGACGGTGCCTTCGGGCAAAGCATCGATCCAGCTATGATCGTCGAGCAGGTCGGGGAGATAGGGTTCGCGCTCCATGAGCTGCTTGCCAAAATCGCTTTCGACGAAGGCGCGCGCGTCGTCCATGAAGCCCTTGCGCGGCAGATTTTCAAAGATGTGGAACACCTGTTCGGTGTCTTCCTTGTCCTTGATGAGCTTGCGGAAGTGCGCGAACGCCTTGAACGGGCGGAACTTCGCGGGAATGCGATCGGGGTGGGAGAAGATCGTGGGGGTCATGACTATTCTCGTTCGAATCAGGTGATGCTGTGCAAATAGCATTACTGACATAGATGTCAATAGTCGCTGAATGCCGAAACTCCTCGACGCGTTTTACGGCGCGCGATACGCCTTGCCATCCACCGAAGGGGGCAGCGGGCATGGCCATGGCATCGACACGTTACGAAAGCCTCGACGCGATCCGCGGCGTGGCGGTTATGGGCATATTGGCAATGAATATTGCCGCCTTTGCCCTGCCCTTTGCGGCCTATTCCAACCCGATGGCGGGGGGACCGGTCGGCTCGATCGATCTTGGCACCTGGTTCTTCAACTTTGTACTGATTGATTCCAAGATGCGCGGAATGTTCTCGATGCTTTTCGGCGCGAGCACCTTGCTCGTCATCGAGAGCGCGGACAGCGCCGGGCGCAGCGCCGCGAGCGTCCATTATTCCCGGATGTTCTGGCTGGCTCTCTTCGGCCTCGCCCATTTCTACCTTATCTGGTTCGGTGACATATTGTTCCTGTACGCGATGTGCGGCTTGCTCCTTTTCGCGTTCCGCAATCTTTCGGTGAAGGCGCTGACGATCTGGGCGATCGTCTTTTTCGTCATCGGCATCGGTTTTCTCGGATCGGGATGGGCCGTGATGGCGCTGGCCGAAGCAGGTAAGCTGCCGGCCGACATGATGGGCGAGATGCGCAAGGGCCTTGCCGAAATGGATGCCGAGATGGGCCCCGGCGCGGCGAGTTATGCCAAGGAAATGGCAATCTATCTCGGCAGTTACGCCAGCATCGTCGCGCATCGTACCGGCGAGACGCTGACCGAGCCCTTCGTCGCGGTAATGATGTTCCTGTGGGAGACGATGGGCCTGATGCTGCTGGGCATGGCGTTGTTCAAGTCGCGCATGCTGACCGGCGACTGGGAGCCCGCCCGGTATCGCAAATGGGCGCTGCGCTGCTTCCTGATCGGCGTACCGCCGCTAATTGCACTCGCCTGTTACCAGATCGCGAGCGGGTTCAGCGCGGTGTCGACTTTCGGCGCGACGCTGTCGCTGTCGACGCCATTCGATATTGTGATGACGATCGGCTGGGCCGCACTCATCATGTGGCTGATCAAGGTGAAAGCCAACGACGCGATCCGTATGCGACTTGCCGCGACCGGACGCATGGCCTTCACCAACTATCTCACGACATCGATCGTCATGACGACGATCTTCTATGGCTATGGGCTGGGCTTGTTCGGGAGCATTGGCCGGACCGCGCTCTATCTCTTCTGTTTCGGAATGTGGGCCGCGATGCTGTTCTGGTCAAAGCCGTGGCTCGCGCGCTTCCACTATGGACCACTCGAATGGTTATGGCGCAGCCTGTCGCGCTGGCAGGTGCAACCGATGCGAAAAACTGCGGCTCAATAGCCGATGGCGCGATCGAAGCCCGACGGGCGACGCTGGACGAGCGGATTGGCCTCGCGTTCAAGCGCGCCGAGCGTTTCCTCAAACATCGGACGAAGCGCGACGACGCGCGGCAGATATTCCTCAGGACTGATCTGGCTCTCGACACAGTGCCGCGCGAAAACCTCGATATCCTCGGCGAGCGCGCCGAGCCTTTCGCCGCCGAACTGACGCGCTTCGCTTTTCAGCGTGTGCGCGGGCATGACAAGGCCGCCCGCGTCGCGCGCGCGCATCGCCTCTTCGATCGCGGCAACCGATTTGATGCCGTCTTCGCGAAAATAGCCGAGAATCCTTACAAACGCCGCGCCCAACTGGGTGCGCGTCGCGCGAAATTCATCCCAATCGACCAGGATTTCGTCCAATGTTCCGTCCCTTGGTATTCAAATTCGGTCGTGGTCCCGGCCGATCCATGCCCCAGCTTCGGTAAAAAAGACGTTACAATACCCGCGCCCGGATGACGAAAGGCGCCCCATTTTGGATCAGCGCCGGACTCGCCAGCCTGCGTCACCCGAAGGGGACACGGTATCTTCGACCGACCAGCCATGCTCGCCTGCCAGTGCTGCGACCTCGCGCGCCGCCTGCGGATCGTCGGCGAGCAGCAGGACATCGGCCGTCTCGCGCAGCGCCCGCGCCAGCCTGAGCGCCGGCCAGGGGCAGCGCATCCCGCGCGCATCGACGACGCGCGTCCCCAATGCGTCAGGTCCGGTCATTCGTCATAGGGATTGCGCGAATTGCGGAAATTGAGGCGTACCGGCACGCCCTGGAACCCCAGTTCCTTGCGCATCCCGTTGACCAGATAGCGTTCATAACTTCCCGGCAAACTGTCGGTACGCGACCCGAAGACGACGAAGGTCGGCGGCCGCGTGCGCGCCTGCGTGATGTAACGCAGCTTGATACGCTTGCCGCCCGGCGCCGGTGGCGGATTATTCTCGACCGCCCCTTCGAACCAGCGATTGAGCCGCGCGGTCGAAACACGGTTGGTCCAGATATCGCGCTGTTCGAAAGCGACACGGACCAGCGTATCAATCCCCTTGCCCGTCGCGCCTGAGATGCTGAGCACGGGAACGCCCTTCACCTGGCTGAGCCCGTCGTCAAGCGCGTTCCGAACGCCGTTGAACAGTGCCGAGGGATCTTCGGCGATATCCCATTTGTTGAGCGCGACGATCAGCGCCCGCCCTTCCTGCAGCACCTTGTCGGCGATGCGCAGATCCTGCGCCTCGAGGCCCTTCGTGGCATCGAGCAGCAGCACCACGACCTCGGCGAAATCGACCGCGTGGAGCGCATCGGCGACCGAGAGCTTTTCGAGCTTGTCGACGACCTTGGCGCGCTTGCGCATGCCCGCGGTGTCGAAAAGCTGGATTTCGTGGACCTCGCCGTCATTTTCCCATTGCCAGTCGACGCGGATCGAATCGCGCGTGATCCCCGCCTCGGGCCCGGTGATCAAGCGATCCTCGCCGATCATGCGGTTGATCAGCGTCGATTTGCCCGCGTTCGGACGGCCGACGATCGCCAGCTTCATCGGTCCGAGCGGCGCGTCCTCATCCTCTTCGCCTTCCACCGGCGGCGGAAAGGCTTCGGCTTCAGCCGCGTCATAAGCCTCGATGATCGGACGCAGCGCATCGAACAGGTCGACGACCCCCTCGCCATGCTCGGCGCTGAGCGCGATCGGATTGTCGAAGCCGAGCGAATAGCTCTCCATCAGGCCGTTTTCGCCCTGCTTCCCCTCAGCCTTGTTGACGAGGAGAATGATCGGCGTGTCCTCGCTGCGCAGCCAGCGCGCGATTTCCTCGTCGAGCGGAGTTACGCCCGCACGGCCGTCGATCATGAACAGCGCCGCATCGGCCTCGCGCACCGCCTTTTCGGTCTGCACGCGCATCCGGCCGGGCAGCGTCGCCGCGTCATAATCCTCGAAACCGGCGGTATCGACGATGGTGAACTTCAGGCCGAGCAGTTCACCGTCGCCCTCGCGCCGGTCGCGCGTGACTCCGGGCTGGTCGTCGACGAGCGCAAGGCGCTTGCCGACCAGCCGGTTGAACAGCGTCGATTTGCCGACATTGGGGCGGCCGACAATGGCGATCGTCGCGAATCGCGACATGGCTTGGTTCCTATCCTATCCGGGCCACCCCGGCCCGGACGCTGTATCAGCGCCAGGCCGTGAGCTTTCCATCGTCCGCGAGGACGTACAAAATATTATTCGCAACCACCGGCGGCTGCGACAGCGACGATTTGAATTCGGTCGATCCCAGCAGCGATCCGTCGGTCGGCGAGAATTCGGACAACGTGCCTTCGCTGTTCACCGCGATCAAACGGCCGCCCGCAAGAATCGGGCCGGTCCAGCGGATCGGGTCCTTCTTCTTCTTTTCGGTTTCAACGCGGAAACGCGCGAGCTGCTGCATCCAACGTACCTTGCCGCTGGTGCGAGCGACGCACAGAAGCTTGGCATCGTCGGTCATGGCATAGACCCACTCGCCAACGACATAGGGCGTCGAAATGCCGGCGATCGAGATTTCCCAGCTACGCTGGCCCGTGACGAGTTCATAGCTCGCCATGCGGCCGCCCTGACCGAGCGCGAAGACGCGGCCACGGTCGACGACCGGATCGGCATCGACGTCGGTGAGCGTCGAAACCGACAGCGCCATCGACGTGCGCGCAAGCGCATCTTCCCACAGGTCGCGGCCGTTTTCGTAACGATAGGCCTGCACTTCACCCGACGAGAAGCCAGCGACGATCGTCCCCTGCCCGGCTGCGGGCGACGCGGCGCCAAACACGCTGCCCGGCTCCATCGATGCGGTCGCCTGCCACTGCACCGCGCCATCGGCGGCGTTGAGGGCAAAAATCTGATTGTCCTGGCTGATCACATAGACCCCGCCAAAGGCGATCGTCGGCGCGCCGCGCAGGGGCCCCGAAGGCTTTACCTTCCAGATCACCGAGCCGTCCGCAACGTTCAGCGCCGCGACATCGCCGACGCCGCTCGTGGCATAAACCACATTGCCGTCGACCCCGGCACCACCGCCGAACAGCGATGCCTTGAAATCCTTGCCCGTGCTGCCGATCGCGGCGCTCCACAATTTCGCGCCCGTATCGGCGGCGAAAGCGGTGACGACAGCATCGGTATCGACGACGAACAGCCGGTTGTCGGCAATCACGGGCGAGGCCGCGATCCGCTGTTTGTTCGTGTTGCCCGCGATGCTGGTTTCCCACAGCTTGGTTCGCGTGGCGGCGAGCGCCGGATGACCCATCGATTTCGAAGCGTTGCCGCCCGACTGCGCCCAATTGGCGTTGACCGCCGGTTCGGGAAGCACGACCGCGATCGATGCGGTGGCGGGATCGACCTTGACGCTGTTGTCGTTCGACAGGATCGACACGCGGTCACCCACCGTCGGGGTCTTCGGTCCGCCGTCGCCCTTGAGCACCCCACATGCCGTGAGCGGCAGCGCCAGCAGCGCCGCATAAATTCCGTAACGCGCTTTCCGCATATTAATTGGCTTTCTCAGTCTTTGCGGCTGCCGCTGCCTTCGGCGCAGCATTGCCTTTCTGGTCCTTTTCGGCGCTTTCGTTCGCGCGATCTGCGACCGCGTCGACGCCGAGCATACCCGCCATCTGCACCGAGCGCGATTGCAGCGATTTGGAGACGTCGGGCAATTTGGCGATGCGTCCGTAAAGCGCGCCCGCCTGATCGAACTGCCCCAACTGATAATGCGCGGTCGCCGAAAGTTCGGCGGCGCTCGCGAACCAGCTCGACGCCGGATCCTTTGCGTCGACCATCGGCTTCATTCGCGCGATCACCACCTCGGGCTTCAGCGTGTCATATTCAAACGCCGTCTGGCGGATCAGCGCAAGGTCGCGCAGCGCCTGGTCGAGCTTCGTGTCGGCAGCGACTTTCGCCATCAACGCAGCGGCGGCTTTCAGGTCGCCGGTCTGCGCCTTGATATTCGCTTCCTGCATTTGCGCGACGGCGCGATAGGCGGGATCGCCTTCGGCAACGAGCTTCTCCAGTTCGGCGGTCGCGGCGCGCGGCTGGTTGGTGCTGAGCTTTTCGAACGCCGCAATCAGTTCTTCGGCCTGTTCGCCGCGCGCGGCATCCTGACGATGGCTCCAGAAGAGATAGCCGCCGAACGCGAGCAAAGCGGCGAGCACGCCGCCGATGATCCAGCGGCCGTAGCGCTGCATGATCGTGTCGAGCCGGTCCTTGCGGACGGCTTCGTCGACTTCCTGCAACAGCGCGGCATCATTCGTCGGGCTCAGGGCCAATCAAACCTCCATATACTCGTCATGGCTCTGGGCATTCGTCCCGCCGGTCGCTTCCTTAGCGACAGCACCGAAAAAGGCCAAGCGTTTCACTTTGGTGGATCGCTGAGCCATCAACCGGCGTAGGTCTGATCCTCGGTCGGGAATGAACGGGACCTGACTTCGTCGGCATAGTCCTTCACCGCGGCTTCCACGACGCCCGCCATATTCCCGAAGCGCTTCACGAATTTGGGGACACGTTCGAACATGCCGAGCATGTCGTCGGTGACGAGCACCTGGCCGTCGCACTGTGCCGAGGCACCGATGCCGATCGTCGGGCAATCGACCTTGTTCGTGATCTCGATTGCAATCGATTCGAGCACGCCTTCGATGACGATCGAAAACGCACCGGCCTGCGCGACCGCAATGGCATCTTCGACGATCGAGCGCGCCTCTTCCTCGCTCTTGCCGCGCACGCCATAACCGCCGAGAATGTTGACCGCCTGCGGGGTCAGCCCGACATGACCCATCACCGGGATGCCGCGCTGGGTCAGGAATTCGATCGTCGGCGCAAGCACCTTGCCGCCCTCGACCTTCACAGCGGCCGCACCGGTTTCCTTGAGCAGCCGCGCGGCATTGTCGAAGGCCTGCTGCGGGCTCCCTTCATAGCTACCGAAGGGCATGTCGACGATCACTGCGGCATGATAGCTGCCGCGGACGACCGCGGCGCCGTGCAGCGCCATCATGTCCATCGTCACGCCGACGGTATGCGGCAGACCATAGATCACCTGCGCGAGCGAATCGCCGACGAGCAACATGTCGCAATGCGGATCGAGCAGTTGCGCCATGCGGACGGTGTAGGCGGTGAGCATCACAAGCGGCTCGCCGCCCTTGCGCTGACGGATACGCGGCACCGTTAAGCGCTTCATCGGCTGCGGCGTCGGATTGGCGCGGCTCGTTGAGGTGTCGAGGGTGAGCGTTTTGGGGAGTGTAGACATGGCGCGGGGGCTTAGCGGCTAAAGCGCATACGCGAAAGCGGCAAAGGCCAAGCATGTCACTGATTATTGACTCCATGTTAAAAATATATAACATAGAGTTCGAATCATATGACATGGAGTAGGGCGAATGTCTTTTCGGGAAAAGATTCACTGGGTGACGCTGGTGACGATGATTCTGGCGTTCGGCTGGTATTTCCTCCTTTATCCTTGGCGGATTGTCGGGAGCCCGGCGGGCGTGATGGCGACCGCAGGAATGCTGGTTCCCGTGACGATTGCGATCATCGTGGCGATGACCATCGCGACCGCCTTTCTGGCGATCCGAAGCCCCCGCGAGGCAGAAGCGCGCGAAGATGAGCGCGACCGCGACTTCCATTTGCGCGGAACGCATTTCGGCTACTATCCGCTCGTCATCGGAATCTGGATCAATATCTTCCTGATCTTCTGGGGCATCGGGCAAGCCGAGCAGCTCAACCTGATGATCGCGACGCTGGTCGTGGCCGAGCTCGTGAGGATCGGCACGCAGCTCTATCTCTATCGCCGAGGCTATTGAGCCATGGCGTATCGCACCGCTGACTTCGAAGGATGGCAGATGACCTATCGGGAAAAGACCGCCTGGCTCAATCTCGTCTGCATGCTGATTGCCTACAGCCTCTATTTCAGCCTCGTCATTGCCGGCCATCCCGCTGGGCGGGAGATGTTCCCGATGCTGTGGCTGTTCGGGGGAATCGCCGCTACGCAGGCGGTGGTCGTTATCGCGGGGACGATTGCCCTGCTTCTCGCGACGCCGAAAGCCGATCGCAAGCCAGCCGACGAGCGCGACCGCGCGATCAGTCGGCGCGGCCGGGCGGCCGCCTATTATGCCATGCTGGTTGGGATGATCCTTGTCGGAGTGGTGATGCCGTTCACCGACACCGGGGTGAAGATCGCCAATGCCGCCCTTTTCGCCATCGTGCTGGCCGAGACGGTCCACAGCGTCGTCGTCCTGCTGAGCTACCGGCGAGGCTGGCATGGCTAAGCCTCCCTTCACCAACGATATCCGGACGCTGCGCTTCCTTTCCGGCGAGATGACGCAGGGCGATCTCGGCGACCGCGTCGGTGTCACGCGACAGACGATCGCCGCGATCGAGCAGGGTAAATATTCGCCTTCGCTGGAGGTCGCATTTCGCATCGCGCGCGTGTTCGACAAGCCACTCGAAGCGGTGTTCCAGTGGACTGACACCACCAACGACTGAGACAGCGCGGCCGCGCGGGCCCGGACCGATGCCCCTCCCCGGTGGTGTCGGGCCGGGCCTTAGGCGGCGCTCAGCGCAGAGAGTTGTTCATCGTCGAGGCGAAGATCGAGGCTGCCCATCAACTCGTCAAGTTGCTCGACGGATGTCGCGCTGGCGATCGGCGCGGTGACGCCCGGCTGCGCGGCAACCCACGCAAGCGCGATCTGCGAAAGGGTAGCACCGGTTTCTGCCGCGATGCGATCCATCACCGCCAGCACCGCCGGCCCCTTGCCTTCGAGATAGGGCTTGGCCCGCGCACCGCGCGCACTTTTTCCCAAGTCGTCGGCGCCCCGATATTTGCCCGACAGATAGCCCGACGCGAGGCTGAAATAGGTGACGACGCCCAGGCCTTCGTCGACGCATGTTTGTTGCAGCGCGCCTTCATATTGGGCGCGGTCGAGCAGATTGAGTTCGGGCTGCATCGCGGTGAAGCGCGGCAGGCCCTGTTCGTCAGCCACGCGGAGCGCCTCTGCAAGGCGCTCCGCCGAATAGTTCGACGCGCCGATCGCGCGGACGATGCCGGCATCGACCAGTTCGGCAAACGCACCGAGCACTTCACCCAGCGGCACATCGGGATCGTCCTTGTGCGCGAAATAGAGGTCGATCGTGTCGACGCCGAGACGATCGAGCGATCCCTGCACGGCCTCGCGGATGCGATCGGGCTTCAGCCCGCCCGGCATCATCCCCACCTTGGTCACGATCAACACCTGTTCGCGCGCGCCGCTTTCCTTCAGCCAGGCTCCTAGCATGCTTTCGGATTCGCCGCCCTTGTGCCCCGGAACCCACGCCGAATAGACGTCGGCGGTGTCGATCATCCCGCCGCCGAGCTCGACGAAACGGTCGAGGACGGCGAAGCTCGCATCGCGCCCTGCGGTCATGCCGAAGACATTGCCGCCCAGCACGAACGGACGGATCGAAAGGCCGCTCTGGCCCAATGGCTTTTCGCTCATTTTCCGTTCCCTTTGACTGCGACCACCGCTTCGCGCGGATTGTCGCTGAACAGACCGTCGATCCCCGTCGCAAGATAGGCGGCGATCTCGCCCGCGAGGTCGCCGTGCCCCGCCGGATTGACCCCGCCCTTGTCACCGAGCGGCAGGAAATAATTTTCGCGCCGGAACGTCCAGGGATGGACTTTCAGCTTCGCCGCATGCGCATCGTGCACAAGGCTGGTCGGCGTGCCAAGCCGACCGAGCGCGCCGCGCGGGATCACCATCGCCTTGTTCGGGCCGATCCCGTCGGCGTAGGCGGCGATCATCTTCAGCCCCTCGGGCGACGTCATGGCGGCATAGCTGGTTCCGGGCCGATCGGCCGGTCCGCCCTCGGCATCCATCAACTGGATCAACGGCAGATCGCTCTTTGCGCGCAGGTCCATCAGATTGCCGACTTCGAAGCTTTGGATGAACACATGCGCGGCGCGGCCGCGATAGCCGAAGCGATCGAG
This sequence is a window from Sphingopyxis sp. USTB-05. Protein-coding genes within it:
- the panB gene encoding 3-methyl-2-oxobutanoate hydroxymethyltransferase, with product MSTLPKTLTLDTSTSRANPTPQPMKRLTVPRIRQRKGGEPLVMLTAYTVRMAQLLDPHCDMLLVGDSLAQVIYGLPHTVGVTMDMMALHGAAVVRGSYHAAVIVDMPFGSYEGSPQQAFDNAARLLKETGAAAVKVEGGKVLAPTIEFLTQRGIPVMGHVGLTPQAVNILGGYGVRGKSEEEARSIVEDAIAVAQAGAFSIVIEGVLESIAIEITNKVDCPTIGIGASAQCDGQVLVTDDMLGMFERVPKFVKRFGNMAGVVEAAVKDYADEVRSRSFPTEDQTYAG
- a CDS encoding helix-turn-helix transcriptional regulator, producing the protein MAKPPFTNDIRTLRFLSGEMTQGDLGDRVGVTRQTIAAIEQGKYSPSLEVAFRIARVFDKPLEAVFQWTDTTND
- a CDS encoding aldo/keto reductase, which codes for MSEKPLGQSGLSIRPFVLGGNVFGMTAGRDASFAVLDRFVELGGGMIDTADVYSAWVPGHKGGESESMLGAWLKESGAREQVLIVTKVGMMPGGLKPDRIREAVQGSLDRLGVDTIDLYFAHKDDPDVPLGEVLGAFAELVDAGIVRAIGASNYSAERLAEALRVADEQGLPRFTAMQPELNLLDRAQYEGALQQTCVDEGLGVVTYFSLASGYLSGKYRGADDLGKSARGARAKPYLEGKGPAVLAVMDRIAAETGATLSQIALAWVAAQPGVTAPIASATSVEQLDELMGSLDLRLDDEQLSALSAA